Proteins encoded together in one Penaeus vannamei isolate JL-2024 chromosome 11, ASM4276789v1, whole genome shotgun sequence window:
- the LOC138863162 gene encoding facilitated trehalose transporter Tret1-like, with amino-acid sequence MESPSENKKQDGGDGKTPLTLRQVVCLAVVGGTNFLNGMMCGWTAVLPKLQEDTRFTVTEDDVSWLVSLTYIMGFVISPLAGSVAEHVGPRRLLVITMFPVAGFWLLQAFSPYLWLLYLGRAFLASITAVMYTVVQPLVAELCPPRIRGLASVLPELFACVGLLASYLLASLLPWDMATAVSAAPFLPLSLMILLVPESPYWLVRKKKVDAAERSLRLLLGRDGNVAGELEAIRSTTTLRQSEVKDQARELCKAHNAIPVVLMLSVFVLRELGGKGPVFNYTVYMFRRAGVQFDAFYCTVIVGVARLASTCVSACTLDLVGRKPLLVATAVICAVSEGVAGAFLFLEVEGAAWVPLASVIVFVISYGIGVGPIPWAYLGELLPTPVRSLGAAAITFGYSVTYFAVNFVFLKVISSLGLGLTLIVFGTSNLIIGLLVLFFVPETKGRTLQDLEKAFQSKKVVQVQSSPLDRDKASPESVLPSKSREKGDTPTRSGRPNEASAASSATGRKKDEDKSKMASLPAA; translated from the exons ATGGAAAGTCCGAGCGAGAACAAGAAACAGGACGGCGGGGACGGGAAGACTCCCTTGACTTTACGACAG GTGGTATGTTTGGCTGTGGTGGGCGGCACGAATTTCCTAAACGGAATGATGTGTGGCTGGACTGCAGTCCTTCCAAAGCTACAGGAGGACACCAGGTTCACGGTGACTGAGGACGACGTCTCTTGGCTTG TATCCCTGACGTATATCATGGGCTTCGTGATCTCCCCTCTGGCGGGCTCCGTGGCGGAACACGTGGGTCCGCGGCGTCTGCTGGTCATCACGATGTTCCCTGTGGCCGGGTTCTGGCTCCTGCAGGCTTTCAGCCCCTACCTGTGGCTCCTGTACCTCGGCAGAGCTTTCCTGGCGTCAATTACCGCGGTGATGTACACGGTGGTGCAGCCCTTGGTAGCGGAGTTGTGTCCCCCAAGGATCAGGGGTCTAGCGTCGGTCCTGCCAGAGCTGTTCGCCTGCGTTGGATTGCTGGCGTCCTACCTGCTGGCTTCTCTGCTGCCCTGGGACATGGCTACTGCTGTTTCCGCTGCTCCCTTCTTGCCCTTATCTCTGATGATATTGCTTGTACCAGAG TCTCCTTATTGGctggtaagaaagaaaaaagtcgacGCAGCTGAGAGATCCTTGAGACTTCTTCTGGGTCGTGACGGCAATGTGGCTGGGGAACTGGAGGCAATTAGGAGCACGACCACCCTCAGACAAAGCGAAGTCAAGGACCAG gcGAGGGAGCTTTGCAAGGCACACAACGCCATCCCGGTGGTGTTGATGCTGAGTGTGTTCGTCCTGAGAGAACTCGGCGGGAAAGGCCCGGTGTTCAACTACACCGTGTACATGTTCCGTCGCGCGGGAGTACAATTTGACGCTTTCTACTGCACAGTGATCGTCGGTGTTGCTCGCCTGGCTAGCACTTGCGTGTCTGCTTGCACTTTGGATCTGGTGGGTCGCAAGCCCCTCCTTGTGGCCACAGCAGTGATCTGCGCAGTGTCGGAGGGCGTCGCCGGAGCCTTCCTCTtcctggaggtggagggggcCGCGTGGGTGCCCCTGGCGTCCGTGATAGTGTTCGTGATCAGTTACGGGATCGGTGTGGGACCCATTCCTTGGGCCTACCTTGGCGAGCTCCTGCCAACGCCCGTCAGGTCCCTGGGGGCTGCTGCGATCACTTTTGGGTATTCAGTAACTTACTTTGCCGTAAACTTCGTGTTTTTGAAAGTGATATCGTCTCTTGGTCTCGGCTTGACTCTGATTGTGTTTGGAACGTCGAATTTGATCATCGGCTTGTTGGTCCTGTTCTTCGTGCCCGAGACAAAAGGCCGGACACTGCAAGACCTGGAAAAGGCATTCCAATCCAAAAAAGTCGTGCAAGTGCAAAGTAGCCCATTGGATCGGGACAAAGCTTCGCCTGAGTCAGTTCTCCCGAGCAAAtcaagagaaaaaggagacacTCCCACCCGCTCTGGTCGCCCAAACGAAGCATCCGCGGCATCTAGTGccacaggaagaaaaaaagatgaagacaaaTCCAAGATGGCTTCGTTGCCAGCCGCTTGA